The following proteins come from a genomic window of Dreissena polymorpha isolate Duluth1 chromosome 1, UMN_Dpol_1.0, whole genome shotgun sequence:
- the LOC127860030 gene encoding uncharacterized protein LOC127860030: MTARGLRAGFRLFLNKRDTFRSISTQSHPLAKDQDKVQGSKMRQMEKEMDPEIGATISDKGTTWSMLSQMKEPRVIISKVSPYGFTLASDITLNGPCVFLPQYCFSWKVKNIDDINEASLSFFAMLEPKPENLIIGTGLGRQKLSADVIKFLKDHKISYEVHPTEVAIATFNFQVADNRWVMAALIPPEPLKRPKDLTGFVRQRMETHLDAVSSLPEHENYDDSELFFQPSEKKKDREAIGTQDPGSVDVPSSTQAVTVPYRQGQRSPLGGGISYGNVTIEGQEAEKSMQSDSQNRMVTADAKSRTGKSDERMKDSEDKSSDSNDGKNKS; encoded by the exons ATGACAGCTCGGGGACTCCGCGCCGGTTTTCGATTATTTCTCAATAAAAGAGATACGTTTAG GTCCATAAGTACACAGTCACATCCTTTAGCAAAAGACCAGGACAAAGTCCAAGGTTCCAAGATGAGGCAGATGGAGAAAGAAATGGATCCGGAAATTGGAGCTACAATCTCTGACAAGGGAACTACATGGTCAATGCTTAGTCAGATGAAGGAACCCCGAGTCATTATATCAAAAGTTAG ccCATATGGATTTACTCTAGCTTCAGACATCACATTGAATGGACCTTGCGTATTTCTACCTCAATATTGCTTTAGTTGGAAG GTTAAGAATATTGATGATATAAATGAGGCATCATTGTCATTCTTTGCAATGCTGGAACCAAAGCCAG AAAATCTGATAATTGGCACTGGGTTGGGCAGACAGAAATTGTCGGCAGATGTTATAAAGTTCCTGAAGGATCACAAAATCTCATATGAAGTTCACCCAACT GAGGTTGCGATTGCCACATTCAACTTCCAAGTAGCTGACAACCGTTGGGTTATGGCTGCCTTGATTCCACCTGAGCCCCTTAAACGGCCTAAAGACCTCACTGGATTCGTACGTCAACGTATGGAAACTCACCTTGATGCTGTATCGAGTTTACCTGAGCATGAAAACTATGACGACAGTGAATTGTTTTTCCAACCATCGGAAAAGAAGAAAGACAGAGAAGCCATTGGGACTCAAGACCCAGGATCAGTTGATGTACCGTCAAGTACTCAGGCAGTGACTGTTCCCTACAGGCAGGGTCAGCGTTCGCCATTAGGAGGCGGGATTTCTTATGGAAATGTCACCATTGAAGGACAGGAGGCGGAGAAAAGTATGCAAAGTGATTCTCAAAATAGAATGGTTACAGCTGATGCTAAGAGTAGGACAGGAAAGAGTGATGAACGTATGAAAGACAGTGAAGATAAATCAAGTGACAGCAATGATggcaaaaataaaagttaa